Proteins from a genomic interval of Streptomyces sp. NBC_00820:
- a CDS encoding DUF5937 family protein, whose translation MSVIIDVTGLPLERVSVVPSPLAELGMALHALSEPGHHPELQGWATAVSSRLDPCLADRLCEADFLWRTTFSDVFAPFAGIPGRRALPGGTLAEELDLLDTLTDSQFVFAALEFTCQNRYHLQEDGPLEDPDLRRRALELAAARGTVQERFTRRLLEDPASVRTWFRQLMLDCDEAFFADLWARIQPQLAADARHKTELLRRKGLAEALSSLSGAVSLDEETGLVTVDKLLNGRTATGDGGLVLVPTSVGWPHVMVLHRYGWQASITYPAQASRPQAPTVEQLTRRLEALAHPARLRLCRHLARGPHSTSELADAHGLSAPEISRHLSVLKKAGLITSSRRGRYVQHQLDLSAVARLGSDFIEGVLR comes from the coding sequence ATGAGCGTGATCATCGACGTCACCGGGCTGCCGCTGGAGCGGGTCTCCGTCGTGCCCTCTCCGCTGGCGGAGCTGGGGATGGCCCTGCACGCGCTCAGCGAGCCCGGCCATCACCCGGAGCTGCAGGGCTGGGCGACCGCCGTCTCCTCCCGGCTGGACCCGTGCCTGGCCGACCGGCTGTGCGAGGCGGACTTCCTGTGGCGTACGACGTTCTCCGATGTCTTCGCCCCGTTCGCCGGCATCCCCGGCCGGCGCGCGCTTCCGGGCGGCACGCTCGCCGAGGAGCTGGACCTGCTGGACACCCTGACGGACAGCCAGTTCGTCTTCGCGGCACTGGAGTTCACCTGCCAGAACCGCTACCACCTCCAGGAGGACGGCCCCCTGGAGGACCCCGACCTGCGCCGCCGCGCCCTGGAGCTGGCCGCGGCGCGGGGCACCGTACAGGAGCGGTTCACCCGTCGGCTGCTGGAGGACCCGGCGTCCGTCCGCACCTGGTTCCGGCAGCTGATGCTCGACTGCGACGAGGCGTTCTTCGCCGACCTGTGGGCGCGGATCCAGCCCCAGCTCGCCGCGGACGCCCGGCACAAGACCGAGCTGCTGCGCCGCAAGGGCCTCGCCGAGGCCCTCTCCTCGCTCTCCGGTGCCGTGTCGCTGGACGAGGAGACCGGCCTCGTCACGGTCGACAAGCTCCTGAACGGTCGCACGGCCACCGGCGACGGCGGCCTGGTCCTGGTGCCGACCAGTGTCGGCTGGCCGCACGTGATGGTCCTGCACCGGTACGGCTGGCAGGCCTCGATCACCTACCCCGCCCAGGCCTCACGGCCGCAAGCGCCGACCGTCGAGCAGCTCACCCGCCGCCTGGAGGCGCTCGCCCATCCGGCACGGCTGCGACTGTGCCGCCACCTGGCGCGCGGGCCGCACAGCACGAGCGAACTGGCCGACGCGCACGGCCTGTCGGCCCCGGAGATATCCCGGCACCTGTCGGTGCTGAAGAAGGCGGGCCTGATCACCAGCAGCCGGCGCGGCCGCTACGTCCAGCACCAGCTGGACCTGTCGGCGGTGGCGCGACTGGGCAGCGACTTCATCGAGGGCGTCCTGCGCTGA
- a CDS encoding threonine aldolase family protein — translation MSDTAERDISADTAEREDGGAAERDVSDTTEPLGGQDEEQSVLERRAAAHRAARRVLSRAGARDTIRERLAWLQEAGPEVYDLDERADIYGNRIVAALEERVAALLGTESAAFFPTGTMAQQVALRCWAARTGDPTVALHPLSHPEVHERHAFSQVSGLRPVHVTSEPRLPTAEEIREFPEPFGALMLELPLRDAGFVLPTWEELTEAVEAARERDAVVHFDGARLWESITHFGRPLDEIAGLADSVYVSFYKSLDGFGGAALAGPASLIDEAKTWRHRYGGMVFQQFPTALSALVGLDRELPRLPDYVRHARVVAAALREGFAAAGLPWARVHPEVPHTYEFQVWLPYDVDVVAEAALRQGEETGTLLFANGWQSGGPGLAWTEVTVRAAGLEWTADDVRDAVAAFAERLRDEARPRS, via the coding sequence ATGAGCGATACGGCTGAACGGGACATCAGCGCCGATACGGCTGAGCGGGAAGACGGCGGCGCCGCCGAGCGGGACGTGAGCGACACGACCGAGCCCCTGGGCGGGCAGGACGAGGAGCAGTCGGTGCTGGAGCGGCGCGCGGCCGCCCACCGCGCCGCTCGGCGTGTCCTGTCCCGCGCGGGCGCGCGGGACACGATCCGCGAACGGCTCGCCTGGCTCCAGGAGGCGGGGCCCGAGGTGTACGACCTGGACGAGCGCGCGGACATCTACGGCAACCGGATCGTGGCCGCCCTGGAGGAACGGGTCGCCGCGCTGCTGGGCACGGAGTCCGCAGCGTTCTTCCCGACCGGCACGATGGCCCAGCAGGTGGCCCTGCGCTGCTGGGCCGCCCGCACCGGCGACCCCACGGTGGCCCTGCACCCGCTCTCCCACCCCGAGGTGCACGAACGGCACGCCTTCAGCCAGGTCAGCGGCCTGCGGCCGGTCCATGTGACGAGCGAGCCCCGGCTGCCCACGGCCGAGGAGATACGCGAGTTCCCCGAGCCCTTCGGGGCGCTCATGCTGGAACTGCCCCTCAGGGACGCCGGTTTCGTGCTGCCGACGTGGGAGGAGCTGACGGAGGCCGTCGAGGCGGCCCGGGAGCGCGACGCGGTGGTGCACTTCGACGGCGCGCGCCTGTGGGAGAGCATCACCCACTTCGGCCGCCCCCTGGACGAGATCGCGGGTCTGGCCGACAGCGTCTACGTGTCGTTCTACAAGTCCCTCGACGGCTTCGGCGGCGCCGCCCTGGCCGGCCCCGCGAGCCTGATCGACGAGGCCAAGACCTGGCGGCACCGGTACGGCGGCATGGTCTTCCAGCAGTTCCCGACCGCGCTGTCGGCGCTCGTCGGCCTCGACCGGGAGTTGCCGCGCCTGCCCGACTACGTGCGGCACGCGCGCGTGGTCGCCGCCGCGCTGCGCGAGGGGTTCGCCGCGGCCGGGCTGCCGTGGGCGCGGGTGCACCCCGAGGTGCCGCACACCTACGAGTTCCAGGTCTGGCTGCCGTACGACGTCGACGTGGTGGCCGAGGCGGCGTTGCGCCAGGGCGAGGAGACCGGCACGCTGCTGTTCGCCAACGGCTGGCAGTCCGGCGGCCCGGGCCTGGCCTGGACCGAGGTCACGGTCCGCGCGGCGGGCCTGGAGTGGACGGCGGACGACGTACGCGACGCGGTCGCCGCCTTCGCCGAACGTCTGCGGGACGAGGCGCGGCCCCGTTCGTGA